One window of the Microtus ochrogaster isolate Prairie Vole_2 chromosome 10, MicOch1.0, whole genome shotgun sequence genome contains the following:
- the LOC101999976 gene encoding solute carrier family 2, facilitated glucose transporter member 7, whose product MENKGTETPLPKLHTKGRLQPTLILTTLSAAFGSAFQYGYNISVINTPHKVFKSFYNDTHFERYGTFMDENSLLLLWSCTVSMFPLGGLLGSLIVGPMVDKWGRKGTLLINNVFAITPAILMGVSKVARAFELIIFSRVLVGICAGISYSALPMYLGELAPKNLRGTLGTMTEVFVIIGVLMAQIFSLQAILGNTTGWPILLALTGVPALIQLLSLPFFPESPRYTLIEKGDEETARQALRRLRGSSYDVEAEMEEMREEGRKEQAEGRLSVLNLFTFRPLRWQLISIIVLMAGQQLSGINAINYYADTIYTSVGVDPTQSQYVTVGSGVINLVMTIVSAVAVERLGRRILLLSGYGICGLACVVLTVALLLQSTVPELSYLGIVCVFAYIVGHSIGPNPIPSIHSF is encoded by the exons TGATCCTGACTACGCTAAGCGCAGCCTTTGGCTCAGCCTTCCAATATGGCTACAACATCTCTGTGATCAACACACCTCACAAG GTCTTCAAGTCATTTTACAACGACACGCACTTTGAGCGGTATGGAACGTTCATGGACGAGAATTCCCTGCTGCTCCTGTGGTCCTGTACGGTCTCCATGTTCCCTCTGGGAGGCTTGTTGGGGTCCTTGATTGTTGGGCCAATGGTCGATAAGTGGGGCAG AAAAGGAACCCTGCTGATCAACAATGTCTTCGCTATCACCCCTGCCATCCTGATGGGGGTCAGCAAAGTGGCCCGGGCTTTTGAGCTGATCATCTTCTCTCGAGTGCTGGTGGGAATCTGTGCAG GCATCTCCTACAGCGCTCTTCCCATGTACCTGGGAGAACTGGCTCCCAAGAACCTGAGGGGCACCTTAGGGACAATGACTGAGGTATTCGTCATCATTGGGGTGCTCATGGCGCAGATCTTCAGTCTGCAGGCCATCCTGGGCAACACCACAG GTTGGCCTATCCTCTTGGCTCTCACCGGGGTCCCGGCATTGATACAGCTTCTCTCGCTGCCCTTCTTCCCCGAGAGCCCCCGTTACACTCTGATTGAGAAAGGAGACGAAGAGACAGCAAGGCAAG CTCTCAGGAGGCTACGAGGCTCCAGCTATGACGTGGAGGCCGAGATGGAAGAAATGCGAGAGGAGGGGCGCAAGGAGCAAGCAGAGGGTCGCCTATCGGTGCTCAACCTCTTCACCTTTCGGCCCTTGCGCTGGCAGCTGATCTCCATCATCGTGCTCATGGCGGGCCAGCAGCTGTCCGGAATCAACGCG ATCAACTACTACGCAGACACCATCTACACATCGGTTGGCGTGGACCCCACCCAGTCCCAGTATGTGACAGTGGGCTCTGGTGTGATCAACTTAGTGATGACTATCGTCTCG GCAGTCGCTGTAGAGCGTCTGGGGCGGCGGATTCTCCTGCTGTCTGGCTATGGCATCTGTGGCTTGGCCTGCGTGGTGCTGACCGTGGCTCTCCTCCTCCAG AGCACGGTCCCTGAGCTGTCTTACCTTGGCATCGTTTGTGTCTTTGCCTACATCGTGGGACATTCCATAGGGCCCA ATCCCATTCCTAGTATACATAGTTTTTAG